The Roseicyclus marinus genome has a segment encoding these proteins:
- the tuf gene encoding elongation factor Tu: MAKAKFERNKPHVNIGTIGHVDHGKTTLTAAITKYFGEFRAYDQIDGAPEEKARGITISTAHVEYETEARHYAHVDCPGHADYVKNMITGAAQMDGAILVVNAADGPMPQTREHILLARQVGVPALVVFMNKVDQVDDPELLELVEMEIRELLSSYDFPGDDIPIVSGSALAAMEGRDADIGENKIRELMAAVDAYIPTPARAVDQPFLMPIEDVFSISGRGTVVTGRVERGVINVGDEIEIVGIRDTKKTTCTGVEMFRKLLDRGEAGDNIGALLRGVDREGVERGQVLCKPGSVKPHTKFEAEAYILTKEEGGRHTPFFANYRPQFYFRTTDVTGTVQLPEGTEMVMPGDNLKFTVELIAPIAMEDGLRFAIREGGRTVGAGVVSKIIE; the protein is encoded by the coding sequence ATGGCAAAGGCAAAGTTTGAACGTAACAAGCCGCATGTGAACATCGGCACGATTGGTCACGTGGACCACGGCAAGACGACGCTGACGGCGGCGATCACGAAGTATTTCGGCGAATTCCGGGCCTATGACCAGATCGACGGCGCGCCCGAGGAAAAGGCACGCGGGATCACGATCTCGACCGCGCACGTGGAATACGAGACCGAGGCGCGCCACTACGCGCACGTCGACTGCCCCGGCCACGCCGACTACGTGAAGAACATGATCACCGGTGCCGCGCAGATGGACGGCGCGATCCTGGTGGTGAACGCGGCCGACGGCCCGATGCCCCAGACCCGCGAGCACATCCTGCTGGCGCGCCAGGTGGGCGTTCCCGCGCTCGTCGTGTTCATGAACAAGGTGGACCAGGTCGACGATCCGGAGCTTCTGGAACTCGTCGAGATGGAAATCCGCGAGCTTCTGTCCTCCTACGACTTCCCCGGCGACGACATTCCGATCGTCTCGGGCTCGGCTCTGGCCGCGATGGAAGGCCGTGACGCCGACATCGGCGAGAACAAGATCCGCGAACTGATGGCGGCGGTTGACGCCTATATCCCGACGCCCGCGCGCGCCGTGGACCAGCCCTTCCTGATGCCGATCGAAGACGTGTTCTCGATCTCGGGCCGCGGCACCGTGGTGACCGGCCGCGTCGAGCGTGGCGTGATCAACGTCGGCGACGAAATCGAGATCGTGGGCATCCGCGACACCAAGAAGACGACCTGCACGGGCGTGGAAATGTTCCGCAAACTGCTGGATCGTGGTGAGGCGGGCGACAACATCGGCGCGCTGCTGCGCGGTGTGGACCGTGAAGGCGTGGAGCGCGGCCAGGTGCTGTGCAAGCCCGGCTCGGTGAAGCCGCACACGAAGTTCGAGGCCGAAGCCTACATCCTGACCAAGGAAGAGGGTGGCCGTCACACGCCGTTCTTCGCGAACTACCGCCCGCAGTTCTACTTCCGCACGACGGACGTGACCGGGACGGTTCAGCTGCCCGAGGGCACCGAGATGGTGATGCCCGGCGACAACCTGAAGTTCACGGTCGAGCTGATCGCGCCGATCGCGATGGAAGACGGCCTGCGCTTCGCCATCCGCGAAGGCGGCCGCACGGTTGGTGCCGGCGTGGTGTCGAAGATCATCGAGTGA
- a CDS encoding CatB-related O-acetyltransferase, producing the protein MPSAPPFARPDAVHPVTLPDGSAHPGTTYLRAVIDHPRIEIGGYTYASAHHPPADWAAHIAPYTYPFSPEKLVIGRFCQIADGALFVTASANHRHDGFSTYPFAIFGGGEAAGRPSLPGPGPDTIIGHDVWIGTRATILPGARIGSGTIIGAGAVVAGDIPAYSLVAGNPARVIRPRFEARTIARLLEIAWWDWPIDRILAAEAAICGADLAALEAIRP; encoded by the coding sequence ATGCCCTCTGCACCCCCCTTCGCGCGGCCCGATGCCGTCCATCCCGTCACCCTGCCCGATGGCAGTGCCCATCCCGGCACCACCTACCTGCGCGCCGTCATCGACCACCCAAGGATCGAGATCGGCGGCTATACCTATGCCTCGGCCCATCATCCGCCCGCGGACTGGGCCGCCCATATCGCCCCCTACACCTATCCCTTCAGCCCCGAGAAACTGGTGATCGGGCGCTTTTGCCAGATCGCCGATGGCGCGCTTTTCGTCACCGCCTCGGCCAACCACCGGCATGACGGGTTTTCCACCTATCCCTTCGCCATCTTCGGCGGTGGGGAAGCGGCGGGGCGGCCCTCGCTGCCGGGTCCGGGCCCCGACACGATCATCGGCCATGATGTCTGGATCGGCACCCGCGCCACCATCCTGCCCGGCGCGCGGATCGGCTCGGGCACGATCATCGGCGCGGGCGCGGTGGTTGCGGGCGATATCCCGGCCTACAGCCTTGTTGCGGGCAATCCGGCCCGGGTGATCCGGCCGCGGTTCGAGGCCAGGACCATCGCCCGGCTTCTGGAGATCGCATGGTGGGATTGGCCCATCGACCGCATCCTTGCGGCCGAGGCCGCGATCTGTGGCGCCGATCTTGCGGCGCTCGAGGCAATCCGCCCCTGA
- a CDS encoding lysophospholipid acyltransferase family protein: MRQDTLRQRIVSSPALNRAAAGLFRLWLELVYRSSRREADGWEAVARLIETHGAVIIVCWHQRIMLTPWMFDLAQAPCRSLTSAGRAGRLVGWMHRAFGYGTVPMPKGHWGAAQMRDVLRGLKEGVSIGISPDGPRGPARVAKVTPIQWARTAQVPVVVFTFSTSRAWYWRTWDRLMFPLPFGRIAMLWRVWDRAVPPRFSEEEGEALAAELGAFMDDVTAQADARVGR; this comes from the coding sequence ATGCGACAGGATACGCTGCGCCAAAGGATCGTTTCGAGCCCCGCGTTGAACCGGGCGGCGGCAGGGCTGTTCCGGCTCTGGCTGGAGCTGGTCTATCGCAGCTCGCGCCGGGAGGCGGATGGCTGGGAGGCGGTGGCGCGGCTGATCGAGACGCATGGCGCGGTGATCATCGTGTGCTGGCATCAGCGGATCATGCTGACGCCGTGGATGTTCGACCTGGCGCAGGCGCCGTGCCGGAGCCTGACCTCGGCCGGGCGGGCGGGGCGGTTGGTGGGCTGGATGCACCGCGCCTTTGGCTATGGAACGGTGCCGATGCCCAAGGGGCATTGGGGGGCCGCGCAGATGCGCGATGTTCTGCGCGGCCTGAAGGAGGGCGTGTCCATCGGCATATCGCCCGACGGGCCGCGCGGGCCTGCGCGGGTGGCCAAGGTGACGCCGATCCAATGGGCGCGCACGGCGCAGGTGCCGGTGGTGGTCTTCACCTTTTCGACCTCGCGGGCGTGGTATTGGCGGACCTGGGACAGGCTGATGTTCCCGTTGCCCTTCGGGCGGATCGCGATGCTGTGGCGGGTCTGGGACCGCGCGGTGCCGCCCCGGTTCAGCGAGGAGGAAGGCGAGGCTTTGGCCGCCGAATTGGGGGCCTTCATGGATGATGTGACGGCACAGGCCGATGCGCGGGTCGGGCGGTGA
- the gndA gene encoding NADP-dependent phosphogluconate dehydrogenase, with translation MDDRRDTAEIGLIGLGTMGANLALNIAETGHRIAVFNRTQSRTRAFVDGAGDLSAMIVPTPDLVSFVAAIARPRRIILMVPAGKAVDDQIAALLPHLDAGDVIVDAGNSDWQDTGRRARALAAQGFDFLGLGVSGGAEGARNGPSMMAGGTDRAYAALDPVLRLIAARFQRTPCVAHLGPEGAGHYVKMVHNGIEYADMQMIAEIYGLMRDGMDRTAPQIATSFARWNEGPLASYLVEITAEVADTMDPEAEKPLLDLIRDSAGQKGTGRWTVIDAQRRAAPLPAVEAAVTARVLSGDSDLRHRGAGIFGKADPLDLSDADLESALIAGKIIAYAQGFSLLAKASTEEDWSLPLPRIAEIWRAGCIIRSAMLDDMARALAEAPEAQLAFAPAFADRLRTHVPALRRVVAAASLAGLPVPALASGLSWFDTLRQPRGTANLIQGLRDRFGAHGFERIDRPGETDLHGPWGTG, from the coding sequence ATGGACGACAGGCGCGACACGGCGGAAATCGGGTTGATCGGGCTCGGCACCATGGGCGCGAACCTCGCCCTCAACATCGCCGAAACAGGTCACCGGATCGCCGTCTTCAACCGCACCCAAAGCCGCACCCGCGCTTTCGTCGACGGGGCGGGCGATCTCTCCGCGATGATCGTGCCCACCCCCGACCTTGTCAGCTTCGTCGCCGCCATCGCGCGCCCGCGCCGGATCATCCTGATGGTGCCGGCGGGCAAGGCGGTGGATGACCAGATCGCGGCCCTTCTGCCCCATCTCGATGCGGGCGACGTGATCGTCGATGCCGGCAATTCCGATTGGCAGGACACGGGCCGCCGCGCCCGCGCGCTGGCCGCACAGGGATTCGATTTTCTCGGCCTGGGCGTCTCGGGCGGGGCCGAGGGGGCGCGCAACGGCCCCTCGATGATGGCGGGTGGAACCGACCGCGCCTATGCCGCGCTCGACCCCGTCCTGCGCCTCATAGCCGCCCGGTTCCAGCGCACCCCCTGTGTCGCCCATCTCGGCCCCGAGGGCGCGGGCCATTACGTCAAGATGGTCCATAACGGCATCGAATACGCCGACATGCAGATGATCGCGGAAATCTACGGCCTGATGCGCGACGGCATGGACCGGACCGCGCCCCAGATCGCCACGAGCTTCGCCCGCTGGAACGAGGGGCCGCTTGCCTCCTACCTCGTCGAGATCACCGCCGAGGTGGCCGACACGATGGACCCCGAGGCGGAAAAACCCCTCCTCGACCTGATCCGCGACAGCGCCGGGCAAAAGGGCACGGGCCGCTGGACCGTGATCGACGCCCAGAGGCGTGCCGCCCCCCTTCCGGCGGTCGAGGCGGCGGTGACGGCCCGCGTCCTGTCGGGCGACAGCGACCTGCGCCATCGTGGGGCCGGGATCTTCGGCAAAGCCGATCCGCTCGACCTGTCCGACGCCGATCTCGAAAGCGCCCTGATCGCGGGCAAGATCATCGCCTATGCGCAGGGCTTCTCGCTCCTCGCCAAGGCCAGCACCGAAGAGGATTGGTCCCTCCCCCTGCCGCGCATCGCGGAAATCTGGCGGGCGGGCTGCATCATCCGTTCCGCCATGCTCGACGACATGGCCCGCGCCCTGGCCGAGGCGCCCGAGGCGCAGCTGGCCTTCGCCCCCGCCTTCGCCGACCGGCTGCGCACCCATGTGCCTGCGCTCAGACGCGTGGTGGCGGCGGCCAGCCTCGCCGGATTGCCCGTGCCCGCGCTCGCCTCGGGGCTGTCGTGGTTCGACACGCTCCGCCAGCCGCGCGGCACCGCGAACCTGATCCAGGGCCTGCGCGACCGCTTCGGGGCGCATGGCTTCGAGCGGATCGACCGCCCCGGCGAAACCGATCTGCACGGACCGTGGGGGACGGGCTGA
- the parC gene encoding DNA topoisomerase IV subunit A encodes MADQDDTQDAGGDARQTSEPLARAIGTRYLQYALSTIMHRALPDARDGLKPVHRRILYAMRELRLSSNGGFRKSAKISGDVMGNYHPHGDAAIYDAMARLAQDFVIRYPLVDGQGNFGNIDGDNPAASRYTEARMTAVAEALMQGLDENAVDFRPNYDGTLEEPEVLPAAVPNLLANGSSGIAVGMATNIPPHNLDELIAACLHLIKTPDARDETLLNYVQGPDFPTGGIIVEPRESMVETYATGRGAFRLRAKWEVEDQGRGTWQIVVTEIPYQVQKSKLIERLAELIQTKKVPILADVRDESADDIRIVLEPRARTVDPEVLMATLFRQSELETRFSLNMNVLIDGRTPKVCSLKEVLRAFLDHRRDVLIRRSRHRMEKIDHRLEVLEGFIIAFLNLDRVIDIIRYDDDPKAALMREDWGRDHVRATSERDYKTPLPGDGELTEVQAEAILNMRLRSLRRLEEMELIRERDALMEERAGLEDLLASDSLQWNRISEELREVRAKFGAKSEGGARRTGFAEAGEVAEVPIEAMIEREPITIVCSKMGWIRAMKGHIDLSTEMKFRDGDEGRFLFHAETTDKLLIFSTAGRAYTLSAANLPGGRGLGEPLRLMVDLPNEAEIVDLFVHRPEGKLLVASSAGDGFVVPEAEMVAQTRAGKQVLNLGEGVSARVCRAIAAGDDAVAVVGENRKLLIFLLEELPEMGRGKGVRLQKYKDGGLADARSFVLANGLSWLDPAGRTRSETELAEWQAKRASAGRMAPRGFPRDNRFT; translated from the coding sequence ATGGCCGATCAGGATGACACACAAGATGCAGGGGGCGATGCCCGCCAGACGTCCGAGCCTTTGGCCCGGGCGATCGGCACGCGCTACCTGCAATATGCGCTCTCCACGATCATGCACCGCGCGCTGCCCGATGCGCGCGACGGGTTGAAACCGGTTCACCGCCGCATCCTTTACGCGATGCGCGAGTTGCGGCTTTCCTCCAACGGGGGCTTCCGCAAATCGGCCAAGATTTCGGGCGACGTGATGGGGAACTACCACCCCCACGGCGATGCCGCGATCTATGACGCCATGGCGCGACTGGCGCAGGATTTCGTCATCCGCTACCCGCTCGTGGACGGGCAGGGCAATTTCGGCAACATCGATGGCGATAACCCGGCGGCCTCCCGCTACACCGAGGCGCGGATGACAGCGGTGGCCGAGGCATTGATGCAGGGCCTCGACGAGAATGCCGTCGATTTCCGCCCCAATTACGACGGCACGCTCGAGGAACCCGAGGTTCTGCCCGCCGCCGTGCCGAACCTGCTCGCCAATGGGTCATCGGGTATCGCGGTGGGGATGGCGACCAATATCCCGCCCCACAATCTCGATGAATTGATCGCCGCCTGCCTGCATCTGATCAAGACACCCGACGCCCGCGACGAGACGCTTCTCAACTACGTGCAGGGCCCCGATTTTCCGACCGGCGGCATCATCGTGGAACCGCGCGAAAGCATGGTCGAAACCTATGCCACCGGGCGCGGGGCCTTCCGCCTGCGCGCCAAGTGGGAGGTGGAGGATCAGGGCCGCGGCACCTGGCAGATCGTGGTCACCGAAATCCCCTACCAGGTGCAGAAATCCAAGCTGATCGAGCGACTTGCCGAGCTGATCCAGACCAAGAAAGTGCCCATTCTCGCCGATGTGCGCGACGAGAGCGCCGATGATATCCGCATCGTGCTCGAACCCCGCGCGCGCACCGTCGACCCCGAGGTGCTGATGGCGACGCTGTTCCGCCAGTCGGAGCTGGAGACGCGGTTTTCGCTCAACATGAACGTGTTGATCGATGGCCGCACGCCCAAGGTCTGTTCGCTCAAGGAAGTGCTGCGCGCCTTCCTCGACCACCGCCGCGACGTGCTGATCCGCCGGTCGCGCCACCGGATGGAAAAGATCGACCACCGGCTCGAGGTGCTCGAAGGCTTCATCATCGCCTTCCTCAACCTCGACCGGGTGATCGACATCATCCGCTACGACGACGACCCCAAGGCCGCGCTGATGCGCGAGGATTGGGGCCGCGACCATGTCCGCGCCACGTCGGAACGCGACTACAAGACACCGCTGCCCGGCGATGGCGAACTGACCGAGGTTCAGGCCGAGGCGATCCTGAACATGCGCCTGCGGTCCTTGCGGCGGCTGGAGGAAATGGAGCTGATCCGCGAACGCGACGCGCTGATGGAAGAGCGCGCGGGGCTTGAGGATCTGCTGGCCTCTGACAGCCTGCAATGGAACCGGATTTCCGAGGAATTACGGGAGGTTCGCGCAAAGTTCGGGGCCAAGTCCGAAGGCGGCGCGCGGCGCACCGGTTTCGCCGAAGCGGGCGAGGTCGCCGAGGTGCCGATCGAGGCGATGATCGAGCGCGAGCCGATCACGATCGTCTGTTCCAAGATGGGTTGGATCCGGGCGATGAAGGGTCACATCGACCTGTCGACGGAGATGAAATTCCGCGACGGCGACGAGGGGCGGTTCCTGTTCCATGCGGAGACGACGGACAAGCTGTTGATCTTCTCGACGGCGGGCCGCGCCTATACGCTTTCGGCGGCCAATCTGCCCGGCGGGCGCGGTCTGGGCGAGCCGTTGCGGCTGATGGTGGATTTGCCCAACGAGGCTGAAATCGTTGATCTTTTCGTCCATCGGCCCGAGGGGAAACTGCTGGTTGCCTCCTCTGCCGGGGATGGGTTCGTGGTGCCCGAGGCCGAGATGGTGGCCCAAACCCGTGCGGGCAAGCAGGTGCTGAACCTGGGCGAGGGCGTCAGCGCCCGCGTCTGCCGCGCGATCGCGGCGGGTGACGATGCCGTGGCCGTGGTGGGCGAGAACCGCAAGCTCTTGATTTTCCTGTTGGAAGAGCTGCCGGAGATGGGGCGGGGCAAGGGTGTCCGGTTGCAGAAATACAAGGATGGCGGCCTGGCCGATGCGCGGAGTTTCGTGCTGGCGAACGGCTTGTCCTGGCTCGACCCGGCGGGGCGCACGCGGAGCGAGACGGAGCTTGCCGAATGGCAGGCCAAGCGCGCTAGCGCGGGCCGGATGGCGCCGCGCGGCTTTCCGCGGGACAATCGGTTCACCTGA